In Pleurodeles waltl isolate 20211129_DDA chromosome 5, aPleWal1.hap1.20221129, whole genome shotgun sequence, one genomic interval encodes:
- the LOC138297045 gene encoding integrase/recombinase xerD homolog, with protein MLQLVMNSLAKSTRKAYARAWEEFLGSRARRRVRQEEVVEDVVQFIMGLIEKGQTRVTIAGKLAALGFMGKLLWGYLPSAGELGQKILNGWARELGVTGRVRHPISVALLKLLFPVLGDVCHDARKAMLFLTFMSWLFFGAFRVSELLGLPGHSGILWSEVQPGEEGVVVVIRKSKTDQKGVGATVLLRRYPARSICPGLLERRLRMEKGPLDGPVFCHAEGFRVTASQLLGVLRRGLSRLGLDASRFGTHSFRIGVATEAGNKGWGREELKALGRWRSD; from the coding sequence ATGCTACAACTGGTTATGAATTCCTTGGCGAAGTCTACAAGGAAGGCGTATGCGCGAGCCTGGGAGGAGTTCCTAGGATCCCGGGCACGGCGACGGGTGAGGCAGGAGGAGGTCGTCGAGGATGTAGTTCAATTTATTATGGGTTTGATCGAGAAAGGTCAAACAAGAGTTACGATAGCGGGTAAGTTAGCGGCGCTGGGGTTTATGGGTAAGCTTCTGTGGGGGTACCTCCCATCTGCGGGGGAGTTGGGGCAGAAGATCCTCAACGGATGGGCAAGGGAATTAGGGGTTACTGGTCGAGTGAGACATCCAATATCGGTGGCGCTGTTAAAGCTGCTGTTCCCAGTTTTGGGGGACGTATGCCACGACGCGCGCAAAGCAATGCTTTTCCTGACTTTCATGTCAtggttgttttttggggccttcAGGGTTTCGGAGTTGCTGGGACTTCCTGGGCACTCGGGTATTCTGTGGAGCGAGGTTCAGCCGGGGGAGGAAGGTGTGGTTGTGGTTATTAGAAAGTCAAAGACGGACCAGAAAGGTGTCGGGGCAACGGTTTTGCTACGGCGATATCCTGCCCGGTCTATATGTCCGGGGCTATTGGAAAGGAGATTGCGCATGGAAAAAGGGCCTCTAGATGGTCCGGTTTTCTGTCACGCCGAAGGGTTTCGGGTTACAGCCTCCCAGCTTTTGGGCGTTTTGCGGAGGGGTTTGTCTCGCCTAGGGTTGGATGCCTCACGTTTTGGAACTCATTCTTTTCGAATAGGGGTTGCGACCGAAGCAGGGAATAAAGGTTGGGGCCGGGAGGAGTTGAAGGCTTTGGGAAGGTGGCGTTCAGATTGA